The Colias croceus chromosome 3, ilColCroc2.1 genome includes a region encoding these proteins:
- the LOC123706174 gene encoding uncharacterized protein LOC123706174, producing the protein MPPKRVKDDDDCGEPSPRISFNDLEKSMTPFSGDDAYGIETFVKDFEDISSLMQWGEIEKLIFSKRLLAGTAKLFLRSLSGTTTWDTLKSELREEFGKKLNSATVHKRLSTRRMKMNETHQHYFLHMKELAVLGNVEDEALMEYVIDGIKDRRFKVKNCYLIVQEQQKL; encoded by the exons ATGCCGCCGAAACGAGtaaaagatgatgatgattgtggTGAACCATCGCCGCGTATTTCCTTCAATGACTTAGAGAAATCAATGACGCCATTTTCGGGTGATGATGCCTATGGCATCGAAACATTCGTAAAAGATTTTGAAGATATTTCCTCTTTAATGCAATGGGgcgaaatagaaaaactcaTATTTTCGAAGCGGCTTCTCGCGGGAACCGCCAAGCTATTTTTACGTTCACTAAGTGGGACCACCACGTGGGATACACTTAAGTCTGAGCTCCGTGAGGAATTTGGTAAGAAGTTGAACAGTGCAACTGTTCACAAGAGACTTTCAACTCGCCGGATGAAGATGAATGAGACTCATCagcattattttttacatatgaaGGAACTTGCAGTACTTGGGAATGTTGAAGATGAAGCCCTGATGGAATATGTCATCGACGGTATTAAAGACA gaagattcaaggtgaaaaattgttatcttATAGTTCAGGAACAACAGAAACTTTAA